A DNA window from Balneola sp. contains the following coding sequences:
- a CDS encoding response regulator: MEHEYNLLIIDDDTPMHLMLNKLLGDEYNILMAGTAQEGIDMLSEHKVHFILTDIHMPGMSGLEFLQVLMEDADRRNIPVLIMTSLPSVEKEQIALDLGASDFIDKSLFNSDMESVRNRIRAKFVASVDIPDLPEKLVYDKKEITKQILFELSSGDFVSTAQKLCKILGNKLHTDHLSFWTIKDGNVQMLLANGTQLPRRYGPRELMREDTFQRVLTQKRPYLVNNVYTSNKGILPSMSKDEGLPAEIGIPLFAMTEKQLIKNKMKIPPKTPLFGYIVLKRKRVFTSKEYKLTSVLMMHMGTILFRLYHRL; encoded by the coding sequence ATGGAGCACGAATATAATTTACTGATCATCGACGACGATACTCCGATGCACCTCATGCTGAATAAGCTCTTGGGAGATGAGTACAACATCCTAATGGCCGGAACTGCACAAGAGGGCATTGATATGCTCAGCGAACATAAGGTGCATTTTATTCTCACCGATATTCATATGCCCGGCATGTCAGGATTGGAATTTCTACAGGTTTTGATGGAAGACGCCGACCGGCGTAATATTCCCGTTCTGATTATGACCAGCCTTCCCTCTGTTGAAAAAGAACAAATTGCTCTTGATCTGGGTGCATCTGATTTCATTGACAAATCCCTTTTCAACTCAGATATGGAATCCGTTCGCAATCGGATTCGCGCTAAGTTTGTAGCCAGTGTTGACATCCCTGATCTTCCTGAAAAATTAGTTTACGATAAAAAGGAAATAACTAAGCAGATTTTATTTGAGCTTTCATCCGGAGACTTTGTCAGTACCGCTCAGAAATTATGCAAGATCTTAGGCAATAAACTTCATACTGATCACCTTTCATTTTGGACCATTAAAGACGGAAACGTTCAAATGTTACTGGCAAATGGAACACAGCTTCCCCGCAGGTATGGCCCAAGGGAACTGATGCGGGAAGACACATTCCAGCGCGTACTTACCCAAAAACGGCCTTATTTAGTCAACAATGTGTACACTTCCAATAAGGGGATTCTCCCGAGTATGTCTAAAGATGAAGGACTACCTGCTGAAATTGGCATACCTCTTTTTGCGATGACAGAAAAGCAGCTCATCAAAAACAAGATGAAAATACCTCCTAAAACCCCGCTATTCGGATATATTGTTCTAAAGCGCAAAAGGGTCTTTACCAGCAAAGAGTACAAATTAACGTCGGTTTTGATGATGCATATGGGAACCATTCTTTTTAGGCTTTACCATCGGCTTTAA
- a CDS encoding xylose isomerase: protein MNNSRRDFLKKTALTTGGVFFAAANPSLVFGADEKFDFKISLAEWSLNQQIFGGEMTNLDFPEVAKTRFGIDAVEYVNQFFADKAKDMDYLKELNMRAEDQGVRNLLIMVDNEGFVAAADDKERNAAVDNHKKWVDAAKFLGCHAIRINLFGSIETEGDVEAWKSAGVDGLGKLAEYGSEQEISVIVENHGGLSSHAGHLADVLKQVDSKWAGSLPDFGNFCISHGDNARWGDTCVEKYDTYKGVKELMPFAHGVSAKTYAFDEDGNESTLDYMRLMKIVKESGFNGGYVGVEYEGSSLPANEGIMATKDLLVKIREELG from the coding sequence ATGAACAACTCACGCCGCGATTTCCTCAAAAAAACAGCTTTAACAACCGGAGGAGTGTTTTTTGCAGCCGCAAATCCCTCACTTGTATTTGGGGCTGATGAGAAATTTGACTTCAAAATCTCGCTCGCAGAGTGGTCCCTGAATCAACAGATTTTTGGCGGTGAAATGACGAACCTTGATTTTCCGGAAGTAGCAAAAACCCGCTTCGGGATTGATGCGGTTGAGTATGTGAATCAGTTTTTTGCAGATAAAGCGAAGGATATGGATTACCTGAAAGAGCTGAACATGAGAGCCGAAGATCAGGGAGTTAGAAATCTTCTGATCATGGTAGATAACGAAGGCTTCGTGGCTGCAGCTGATGATAAAGAACGAAACGCGGCTGTAGATAATCACAAAAAATGGGTGGATGCAGCAAAATTTCTGGGCTGCCATGCAATCCGAATTAACTTGTTCGGTTCAATAGAAACGGAAGGGGATGTGGAGGCATGGAAGAGTGCTGGAGTTGATGGATTGGGTAAGCTGGCTGAGTATGGAAGTGAGCAGGAAATCAGTGTAATCGTTGAAAATCACGGAGGGCTGTCTTCTCATGCCGGCCATTTAGCAGATGTCCTCAAACAAGTTGACAGTAAGTGGGCGGGTTCATTGCCTGATTTTGGAAACTTCTGTATCAGCCATGGCGATAATGCCCGATGGGGAGATACATGCGTAGAAAAATATGATACCTATAAAGGAGTAAAAGAATTGATGCCCTTTGCCCATGGAGTGAGCGCCAAAACCTATGCCTTTGATGAAGACGGGAATGAATCCACACTTGATTATATGAGGCTGATGAAGATTGTGAAAGAATCGGGTTTCAATGGTGGGTACGTCGGTGTGGAGTATGAGGGAAGCTCGCTGCCAGCTAATGAAGGTATTATGGCGACTAAAGACTTATTGGTTAAAATCAGGGAAGAGTTGGGGTGA